DNA from Asanoa sp. WMMD1127:
TGGCCGCCGTGCAGGCCACCATCGGGCGGGAGAGCCTGGTCGTGACCGGTGACGTGACGGTCGCCGCCGACCTCGACCGGATGCACGACGAGATCATGGAGCGGCACGGTCGGGTGGACGTGCTGGTCGCCAGCACCGGCAACACCACGAGCCGACCGGCGCCGATCGAGGAGATCACGCCGGAGAGCTGGCGGGCCGACCTCGAGCAGAACCTGACCGGCACGTTCCTCACCGTGCGTCGGTTCCTGCCGGGCATGAAGCAACGCCGGTCCGGCGCGATCATCACGCTGTCGTCGGCGGCGGGCCGCAAGCCGAGCGAGCGCACCATCGTGGCGTACGCGGCGGCGAAGGCCGGGCTCCAGATCTTCACCCAGGACCTGGCCGCGCAGGTCGGGCCGTTCGGGATCCGGGCCAACTGCATCGCGCCGGAGACCATCATGACGGAGACCAACGAGG
Protein-coding regions in this window:
- a CDS encoding SDR family NAD(P)-dependent oxidoreductase produces the protein MTNDMTGRVALVTGSSRGIGATIATTFAAAGAEVVLHGRDRAALAAVQATIGRESLVVTGDVTVAADLDRMHDEIMERHGRVDVLVASTGNTTSRPAPIEEITPESWRADLEQNLTGTFLTVRRFLPGMKQRRSGAIITLSSAAGRKPSERTIVAYAAAKAGLQIFTQDLAAQVGPFGIRANCIAPETIMTETNEAWIPAETRRRLAEAHPLRRLGTPDDVAATALFLATDASSWITGVIVDVAGGAVLA